In a genomic window of Rhinoderma darwinii isolate aRhiDar2 chromosome 10, aRhiDar2.hap1, whole genome shotgun sequence:
- the LOC142662594 gene encoding 5-hydroxytryptamine receptor 3A-like, translating to MDGYHKGVRPVKNWRKTTTVFIDVAIYTILGVEEKNQIVKSYIWYNQSWVDDFLKWDPIQFDNITHIYLPTNSIWLPDIMIEEVVGDRESTVVPYVYVNSRGRVFKSNPIHIMTSCNLDIYYFPFDFLNCSLSFRSWLHSSHDINISFWRTPMNMQLFKDPSENEGEWDLISVVPYYQETTDHDRKYGQITFYVRLRRKPMFYIVNLILPSILLMIMDMIGFYIPPESGERISFKITLLLGYSVFLIIVSDTLPATGAPLIGIYFSLCMLLLLISLSESILIVRSFHQQNLRPEVPKWLKTLVLEKMTVFISIKDQKKPDVSNSGTCFHNENLSSEALSDYNKEKESECYVPAQLKMVHSKYLEVLNQIVKEITSPEVTVPQFTALTVKNLCHFWIWNHFYPAGGSAPLSFKGM from the exons ATGGATGGGTATCACAAAGGAGTTAGACCTGTAAAGAATTGGAGGAAAACCACTACAGTATTTATAGATGTAGCCATATATACAATTCTTGGAGTG GAGGAGAAAAATCAAATTGTGAAAAGTTATATCTGGTACAACCAG TCATGGGTGGATGACTTTCTTAAGTGGGATCCGATCCAGTTTGACAACATAACTCATATCTACCTGCCAACAAATTCAATATGGCTTCCAGATATTATGATTGAAGAAGT TGTGGGGGATCGAGAGTCTACAGTTGTCCCTTACGTCTACGTGAACAGTAGAGGCCGAGTATTCAAGAGCAATCCCATACACATAATGACTTCCTGCAATCTTGACATCTACTATTTCCCTTTTGATTTCTTGAACTGTTCCCTGTCATTCAGAAGCTGGCTTCATTCAT CTCACGACATAAACATCTCTTTTTGGAGAACACCAATGAACATGCAATTGTTCAAAGATCCTTCTGAGAATGAGGGAGAGTGGGACCTTATAAGTGTGGTGCCCTACTACCAAGAAACGACTGATCATGACCGCAAGTACGGGCAAATAACTTTCTATGTAA GACTCAGGAGAAAACCTATGTTCTACATTGTGAATCTGATTCTCCCCAGCATTCTTCTTATGATAATGGATATGATTGGGTTCTATATACCACCAGAGAGTGGAGAGAGGATATCATTCAAGATCACTCTTCTTCTAGGTTACTCTGTCTTCCTTATCATTGTATCAGATACATTACCAGCAACTGGAGCTCCATTAATAG GTATATACTTTTCACTATGTATGCTTCTGCTTCTAATAAGTCTATCAGAAAGCATCTTGATCGTCCGATCGTTTCATCAGCAGAATCTCAGACCTGAAGTTCCCAAGTGGTTAAAAACATTAGTCCTAGAGAAAATGACCGTTTTTATCTCGATAAAGGACCAAAAAAAACCTGATGTATCTAATTCTGGCACTTGTTTTCATAATGAAAATCTCAGCAGTG AAGCCCTTTCTGACTACAATAAAGAAAAGGAAAGTGAATGTTACGTGCCAGCACAACTGAAAATGGTGCACTCAAAGTACTTGGAAGTTCTTAATCAAATTGTGAAAGAGATTACAT CTCCTGAGGTGACTGTTCCACagttcaccgctcttacagtaaagaatctttgTCATTTCTGGATATGGAACCATTTTTATCCAGCTGGAGGGAGTGCACCTTTGTCTTTTAAGGGGATGTAA